The following are encoded together in the Juglans microcarpa x Juglans regia isolate MS1-56 chromosome 2D, Jm3101_v1.0, whole genome shotgun sequence genome:
- the LOC121249419 gene encoding secreted RxLR effector protein 161-like — protein MDYQLTFRRTDSLEITGYSDSDFAGCFDSRKSTSGYVFLLAGGAISWRSMKQTITASSTREVEFVACFEATVHGLWLRNFISGLGVVDSIVRPLRIYCDNSFTVFFSNNDRYSKGAKHIKLKYLSIKEEV, from the coding sequence ATGGATTACCAGCTTACCTTCAGAAGAACTGACAGTTTGGAGATAACTGGATACTCAGACTCTGATTTTGCTGGTTGCTTTGATAGCAGGAAATCCACTTCAGGTTATGTTTTCCTATTGGCTGGTGGAGCAATCTCATGGAGAAGTATGAAGCAAACAATCACTGCTTCATCTACAAGGGAGGTTGAGTTTGTGGCATGCTTTGAGGCCACAGTGCATGGTTTATGGCTGAGGAACTTTATCTCAGGGCTTGGAGTTGTCGACTCTATTGTCAGGCCGCTGagaatttattgtgataattccTTTAcagtatttttctcaaataatgATAGGTATTCTAAAGGTGCTAAGCACATTAAGCTCAAATACCTAAGCATTAAGGAGGAAGTATAG